The Saccharopolyspora gloriosae genome has a segment encoding these proteins:
- a CDS encoding sensor histidine kinase, giving the protein MSNFGRVGRASLAAQLFVLQVVVVAVVVLAGVVLGYLEAQRRTEHAAAEEVAGVANTLAVSPEVRESLTRREPSRTLQPLAEQVRSATGVAFITIMDPSGIRYTHPNPALIGRRFLGNIGQAQQGQLLTETYAGTLGPSVRVVAPVVDESGRVRALVSVGITVRVLTAELNGQVLVLAGVGAVALLFGGLASYLVAVRLRRHTHGLAPAELSRMYEYHDAILHAVREGLLLVAPSGAVTLCNDGAAELMALDPADVEGARPADLGFPASLVDTLASRSPVRDEVHVTDDRVLLVNVSVVRSGGRDLGSVVTLRDHTELQALTGELDSMRGFSESLRSQAHESANRLHAVVSLIELGRVEEAVAFATSELELAQQLTDRVVGAVGEPVLAAVLLGKSAEARERGVEVVLSEDSEVDDRAVERVRSRDLVTIVGNLIDNAVEATHEVPSPRVVVSVRSEVDELSIVVSDNGPGVPVEAAGSVFDRGWSTKRPGRGLGLALVGRSVRRYGGTVHVTGGQGAVFTVRIPLPEVRS; this is encoded by the coding sequence ATGTCGAACTTCGGTCGAGTCGGGCGGGCCAGCCTCGCCGCGCAGCTGTTCGTCCTGCAAGTGGTGGTTGTGGCTGTCGTGGTGCTGGCGGGGGTGGTGCTGGGCTACCTCGAGGCGCAGCGGCGTACCGAGCACGCGGCGGCCGAGGAGGTCGCCGGGGTGGCGAACACGCTTGCGGTATCACCCGAAGTGCGCGAGTCGCTGACTCGGCGTGAACCGTCGCGGACGTTGCAGCCGTTGGCGGAGCAGGTTCGTTCGGCCACCGGCGTCGCGTTCATCACGATCATGGACCCGTCGGGGATCCGCTACACCCATCCGAATCCGGCGCTGATCGGCAGGCGGTTCCTCGGCAACATCGGGCAGGCGCAGCAGGGACAGCTGCTCACCGAGACTTACGCGGGAACGCTCGGCCCGTCGGTGCGCGTGGTTGCGCCTGTCGTCGACGAGTCGGGCCGGGTGCGAGCGTTGGTGTCGGTGGGCATCACGGTTCGGGTGTTGACCGCCGAGCTGAACGGGCAGGTCCTCGTGCTGGCCGGGGTCGGTGCGGTCGCGTTGCTGTTCGGCGGACTGGCCAGCTACTTGGTGGCGGTGCGGTTGCGGAGGCACACGCACGGGCTGGCTCCGGCGGAGCTGAGCCGCATGTACGAGTACCACGACGCGATCCTGCACGCGGTCCGCGAGGGGTTGCTGCTGGTGGCGCCGTCGGGTGCGGTGACGCTGTGCAACGATGGCGCGGCCGAGCTGATGGCGTTGGATCCGGCTGACGTGGAAGGGGCGCGTCCAGCGGACCTGGGCTTTCCGGCGTCGCTGGTGGACACGCTCGCTTCGCGGAGTCCGGTGCGCGATGAGGTGCACGTGACCGATGATCGGGTGCTGTTGGTCAACGTGTCCGTCGTGCGCAGCGGTGGCCGGGACTTGGGCAGCGTTGTGACGTTGCGGGACCACACCGAGTTGCAGGCGTTGACGGGCGAGCTGGATTCGATGCGCGGGTTCTCGGAGTCGTTGCGTTCGCAGGCGCACGAGTCGGCGAACCGGTTGCACGCGGTGGTGTCGCTGATCGAGCTCGGTCGCGTTGAGGAGGCCGTCGCGTTCGCCACCTCGGAGTTGGAGCTGGCGCAGCAACTGACCGATCGGGTCGTGGGCGCCGTGGGTGAGCCGGTGCTGGCGGCGGTGCTGCTGGGCAAGAGCGCTGAAGCGCGGGAGCGGGGTGTTGAGGTCGTGCTGTCCGAGGACAGTGAGGTCGATGATCGTGCGGTGGAACGGGTCCGGTCGCGGGATCTGGTGACGATCGTGGGCAATTTGATCGACAACGCGGTGGAGGCGACGCACGAGGTGCCTTCGCCACGTGTTGTGGTGAGCGTGCGTTCCGAAGTGGACGAACTGTCCATCGTGGTGTCCGACAACGGTCCTGGGGTGCCCGTGGAGGCGGCCGGGTCGGTGTTCGACCGAGGGTGGTCCACGAAGCGGCCGGGGCGCGGTCTCGGGTTGGCGCTGGTGGGGCGCAGCGTGCGCCGTTACGGCGGCACGGTGCACGTCACCGGTGGTCAGGGCGCCGTGTTCACGGTGCGGATTCCGCTTCCCGAGGTGCGCTCGTGA